A genome region from Natranaeroarchaeum sulfidigenes includes the following:
- a CDS encoding NAD(P)/FAD-dependent oxidoreductase, translating into MSTSEGDEYELAVVGGGPAGLTTALYGARLGHETVVIDRGGGRAAMMTDTHNVIGVTEATSGNEFLETAREQVRSYGADFERGFVTDAEQTDDGQFRLSTGDGEILAERVTLATGFSDERPDPPLPRTGRGLHWCLHCDAYMFVDEPVYVMGHSTSAAYVAMIMLNVTDEVDLLTRGEEPTWSEETATMLENHPIDVVHEDVVGIEKDSDSGWLDAFEFEDGTRREYRGGFPMYGSDYNTDLAESLGCELTEDGTIDVDDHGRTSVEGVFAVGDVTPGHNQIPVAMGQGAKAGIAIHKELREFPRSADEIEREGPVTEADVPAISPDLLATAIAHEGHAGGPRDAPTPQTADDD; encoded by the coding sequence ATGAGTACGAGCGAGGGCGACGAGTACGAACTCGCGGTTGTGGGGGGCGGCCCCGCCGGACTGACGACCGCACTGTACGGTGCCCGACTGGGTCACGAGACCGTTGTAATCGACCGCGGTGGTGGCCGGGCGGCCATGATGACAGACACGCACAACGTGATCGGCGTGACCGAGGCAACCTCCGGCAATGAGTTCCTCGAAACTGCCCGCGAGCAGGTACGGTCATACGGTGCCGACTTCGAGCGGGGCTTTGTCACCGACGCCGAGCAGACCGATGATGGACAGTTCCGCCTCTCGACGGGAGACGGAGAGATTCTCGCGGAGCGGGTCACACTTGCGACCGGGTTCTCCGACGAGCGTCCCGACCCGCCCCTTCCCCGGACTGGCCGCGGTCTGCACTGGTGTCTCCACTGTGACGCGTACATGTTCGTCGATGAACCGGTCTACGTGATGGGTCATAGTACTTCGGCGGCCTACGTCGCAATGATCATGCTCAACGTCACCGACGAGGTCGACCTGCTGACTCGGGGCGAGGAGCCGACCTGGAGCGAGGAGACAGCAACGATGCTGGAAAATCACCCCATCGACGTCGTCCACGAGGACGTGGTTGGCATCGAGAAGGATTCCGATTCGGGCTGGCTGGACGCCTTCGAGTTCGAGGACGGAACGCGACGGGAGTACCGCGGTGGCTTCCCGATGTATGGGTCCGATTACAACACCGATCTCGCCGAGTCGCTGGGCTGTGAACTCACCGAGGACGGAACGATCGACGTCGACGACCACGGCCGGACGAGCGTCGAGGGGGTCTTCGCGGTCGGCGACGTGACGCCGGGACACAACCAGATCCCGGTCGCGATGGGGCAGGGGGCGAAGGCGGGAATCGCGATTCACAAGGAGCTCCGGGAGTTCCCACGGTCGGCCGACGAGATCGAACGTGAGGGGCCTGTAACTGAAGCGGACGTCCCCGCTATCTCACCAGACCTGCTCGCTACTGCGATCGCCCACGAGGGCCACGCGGGCGGCCCGCGAGACGCCCCGACTCCGCAGACAGCTGACGACGACTAA